The window TTTTCATCACCAATTTGTACGTTTCCATCATCTAAAGTGTCGGACTGTTCCCCCCTACTTATGTCACCTCCCCCCAGTAAAAACAAAATATCTGTAATAGGTTTTTTAGATAATTCAGCGGATCGAACCTTATCTAGCAATCTAGTCGGAATGTATTTAGACCGCAGTTTTCCAGCCTCATCGCGGTAGCGATAGTAAAACTCTTCGTACTGCTTACCTCTTCTTGTAATAGTGCGATGGTATATATAGCCAGTTCCATCACCTTTGTTCCGTCTGGTTAAGGTAAGGGAATTTTTACTGGGGGGAGTTACCTTTTTAGTGGAGGGAATTTTATTTATCTGTCCACTACTTTTACTTTCAGGAAAATCTGGATAGACCAGCAGCTTGGAAACAGTAATAGTGGAATCATCTTCAGGAATGTAGACAATAAAGCGATCGCCTAAATCTTTCTGAATAAATCCCTTAAGTTCGGGTTGTTTGAATTGTTTGATAATGCAGGGAATAGAAAACTTCTTGGTTTGAGTTGATTCTCCTTTCTTTGATTCCGATTTTTCCCCTCTTTCTCCCCCCAGTAATTGAGGACACGTCTGTCGAACCAAGCTCGACAGCGTGAGCTGTCCGTTTTGAGATGACAGTTTTTCGGCAAATGATAGAAGTTCTTCTTGGAGTGTTATCGGCAATAGCCAATCGAATCCATCGGAAGAAATACCCGTAGCCGTGAGAGCAGAAAGTGAAGAGTGGGTCGGAATCGCTCTACCCAAATCGACACGTTCGCATTCAGCCAGAATGTCCGACAGTCCCAGAGTAGTCAAACACAATTCATTTTCCCTAACAATTTCTTTTCCTAACATAGCGATCGCCTCTTCGATAGGAAAATAGTTAAATTAGGTTGAGTAAGTCGGGATAGATTGAAGAGATTACACTCCTAATCCTTTCCCTCTGAGCAGAATTAGCTTGAGAAAAAGCAGCACGAAAATCTGGAAGTAGGATACCAATCAACCCAGAATTAGCAGCAATCTTTCTCGCCTGATGCTCTAAATAATCCAAAGTGATGAAATCATCAAAACAAAACTCTAAATCTTCATCACGGGGCGCATAAATGCCTGGGGAGACCCCAGGCGACGGCCCCTCCTCTGCCGTATCCTCTACCGTTACTTCTTCGGCTGGTGGTAAAAGTGGGCAGTTCATTCCAGAAATTAACTTCTCTGATTCGGGCAGCTTCTCTTCAATCCAATCTCTTTGATTGGGAGTCAGTTGAGTTACCTTTTGGGCTGATTCAGAAGCTCGTTCGACAGAAACATCAACCCTGTCTACAAACCAAGTCGGAACGGTAGGAGTTTTACCCTCTCGCTCCATCTGCTCCGATTGTTGCCTCAACGCTTCGATATTGCGCTTAAAGTCTCTCCAATAGAGTTCTGCTCGTTCTCGGTCACTTAAGATTTTTCCGACTCTAAATAGGGCTTGTTCTCTCGATTCTTGTGGATAGATTAATTTCTCTAGCAAGTACTCGACGAATTTGGGATAGGGTTTACCAGTACTCGCTTCCCATTCTTGTTTTTCCGAACTACCAATAGGTTTCTCTGCAATCCATTCTTCCCAATAGGTATGAGAGTGTCCCTGACGGACTTCGTTCATCACGTGAGCTACCAGAGCGGTAATATTTCTCGCCCTACCTACCCCAGACGCGATCGCAGCAGTTACATCTTTTCTAAATCTTTCACGCTGTTCTGGAGAACTCCAAAGAGCAAAGACTTCTTTACGTCTTGACTTAGTACCTTTGGGAGTTTTTTGTGGTTGGGTCGCAGTTGTATTTAGCTCCCGTTCATCTGGCTCAGAAGTATCCGTATCCTGACAATTAGTATCTTTGCTCTTAATGTTGATTTTTTCATCAACATCGCGGAAGACTTCTTCTTCTTTTAAGATTTGTTGACCTAGATCAGTTTCTTCTTCGAGAGTCTTGTTTACTTCATAAGTACCAATTAATGAGGACAAGCCGTCCGAGCCAAGCTCGGACGCTTGATATGTCCGTTCTTCTTGGTTTTCTTCTTGAATTTCTAATTTATTGTTTTGAGAAATTTTTCCCCCCGCTTGAGAGTGGGGTTTATTTGTAATGTTTTCTATGGAAGTTGTATTTGTAGTGTTTTTTGCACAGTCAGAATACTTAGTATCAAGAATTTCCTGTTTACTTAGTATTTGGGTTTTTTCAAATACGGGATTTTCAAGGCTAAGAGCTTCTTCCTGAGATAATTGGTAATTATCAGCCAACTCTTGTAATCTTTCAGTGTTCAAACTGTAATAATAAGTTTGATTTTTAGGATGCCAATAGGGATCGTCGTGTTTGATTTCGTGATGTTTGGTAAATAGTTTTTCCCGTCTGACAACTCTTAGTTCTACTAATTGGCTCATCAGCTTGCCCATTTGCCAGGGAGTAAGAGTGGGGAATACTTCAGAGATCCATTCTTTAATCGATTTGTAGATCCATCTCACGCCATCGATAACTTCTCCATAGCCTTTTAGCCCCCAGTAATGAAGCTGCTGTACGATTGAAGCTTTATTTTTGTCTCCCAGTAAAACGGCTAAAGAGTTAGAAACGGGGATAACATCAAACTTGACGGATAAACCTTCTATTTTGAGAACTGGAGTGTTAAAGGTAACTTGACGCATCACTCTTCACCTCCAGCATTGTTTGAATTTGAAATCGCTCTTCTTGCTAATTCAGATAATTTTTCGTAATCAAGTCGGTAGTAGTACGTTCGGTTTTTCGGTGAATAATTGTGACCGTGATGTTCTTTATAGAGATGTTTGCGCTCTAATACTCCCTTGTCTACCAGAGATGCCAAATAAGAACGCATTTTCCAATCAGAAGCTGTAGGGACGACTTCGGTAATCCAATCTTTAATCGATTTATCAAACCAAAATTTTTTGTCGATTTCGATTCCTCGACCATCTAGTGTCCAAGAATGTATTTGCTGGACGATAATAGCTTCTTCGTAACTTCCTAAAAGTGCCACTAGAGAATTGGAAACAGTTACAATGTCGAATTTGGTTTCTCGTCCCTCAACTCGTAAAATGCGATCGTGCGTGGAGATGGTATTCATTTTTCATCTCCTTTAACAATAATTTTATTTGCAACCTGAAAATTAGCTATAGCAGGGTTTTTGTCTATTTTAGAAGCGAGGTTTGAAAAAAATTTATCAATTTTTACCCAAAAAAATTTCTTTTCAGTCTTAGTTTGTGTCATAATTCTGGTGTGGGTTCAACCACAGAAAATTTATATAAAAAACCGCTCCACCTATTTCGATAGAGAAGGCGGTTGGTTTTTAAGAAAGCAGTTGTCATAACCGTCGGAAAGTCAGGCAACTGTTTCTGCTTTTCTATAGAGAAATTGTAAAACGATTGTGGTACTTATCCGCTTTTTGATCGCAACATTTTAAGATTGTTTAGATTTTTTCCCAATCAAGGGTATTTGAATAATAGTTAACCCATCGTTACTCGGACGCATTAGTAAGATTTTATGTAGAATTTATAACCTTGTAACATCTCTTTACAACAATGAAGATTATATTGGGGGCGGTCGATGAATGAAATTGATTGTAGTCGGGCGCGTGCCGAGATATGTGTAAAATAGTGCAAGATAGACCTCTAACCCTTGCTGTATATAGCTTTAAAATCATTCGCCTAAAAAAGTTGATATTTGACATCTATTTCATTGCCTAAAACATACCATTCTCGGCAAAGTTCAAACTTCAGAAGCACTATTTATTAATAGTTTCAGCTTTTAAAGATAAACATACTCAACGTTCTTTTTCGGCAATATTTTTTAAAATAGGCAAATCCAACAAATTATTTTTTATCAATCCTAAAGCTTGAAAAGCCTATTCTTTCGTCAAGAGCGATCGCAAAAATCAGAAAAATATCCCAATTGCTGAAACCTTTGCTGTATATAGCTTTAACAGCTATCTTGCACTATTTCGGGCATATCTCGGCTCTCTCCCTAATTGTTGAATTTCTTCTGATAGTTCTCAAAGTCTGATTGAAGTCGAGGCACGGTCGGGTCTCTCGACTATGTGCAATTGACTTGTTGAAGTTGTCATAATTTTTAATTCTTTGTTGTTGTTGTTTTGAGTTAATATTACGGCGTTCTCACGCATCCGAGCCAAGAGACGCTGCGCGTAGAGAACCGGATGTCGCCACCTCACGGACATCACGAGCGGGTGAACTTGGTTCACCCGACGTGTCCTCTATTTTTCGTAAAGATATAATCCCAATCCAAACCGTGCAGCACAGCGACGAAACGCCATGCTTTCGGCATTCGAGGAAGGATCGCCATAAGCGATTTCTTTTACCTCATAAGAATTATTATCTTTGTTGTATTTTTCTCGCTTGAGTTCTTCAGTTCCCGTTGCCTCGCGATAAACATTTCCCTCTGAGGTAGGAATAGTCAGACGACCCACTATGAATAAGCGATCGCGACTGATTAAAGTTTCTTTAATTTCCCAAGTCCAGCCAGGGGCGTACTTATCAAGGATTTTGTTACACGACCACCAAGGCAGATACAAAGCAAAACCTTTATCGGCGGGTAATTTCTTTAGCATGGTTGGGGGTAATTTGCGTTTGAACGCTTCTTGAATTTGAGCTAGCGACCATTCCCCAGGATGAGTCGGTGGTGTTAAGTCTAATTTTTGAGTTGGCATTGTTTTAGCTGTTGAAGATGTTTCGTTCAGCCACCGCTTAATTCTGGTTAGATGTTTGCAATGGCTTGAATATTGATTTATGCTGCTAGATATTCGTTTACAGCTTCATCGATCTTTTCAGAGATGCAATCTCGCTCTCCAAGCCTCTGAGCCATAATGAATTATTTCCTGGAATGAACTTGAATTGATGTTTGAAAGGTTTTGATGATAGGTGCAGTTCATTAATTAACTACACCTAACCGTTCATTTACGGGGTTCACAAGCCCCCGAATTCGATTTGGGGGACGACTCCTCACCAGCGAGGTGAATAGCCAGTTGAGTAATACTGGTAATCGTCGAAGTCTGCACCGAAATGTTTAGCTGTTTCAGATTCGGTTGAGTCGATGCCTCTGTTACCAGAGGACACCTCTCGTTCAAAACGTAGCGTGCAACTTTCACCGCACTACGCTCCTGATTACTGATTACTTGGTCTGATTTTTCAGCCGTTCAACCCTCACAAGACCGTGAATGGTTTTGTGCTGGTGACATTCTCGGTGTAGGGCTTCCAAGTTCTTTGGTTTCCAATTGTTATGGTTTCCATCGATATGGTGTAGTTCAACTGTGTCACCAGGGAGAAATTTAAGTTGACAAGCGTTACATTGGAACTTTTTGTTGTCCCCGTCCTACTTCCAGCTTCACTTTGGGTGTTATTTCACCCTCTGTGTGGATAGGTCTGGCGTATCGGCATCCCTGACCGTGGAGGAATTTAACCTCCTCATGACCGAAGTTACCCTTGCCTTATTTCGAGCAAAGCTCAGGCGTTGCAAGGACTCTAGGCTATGAATTTACCTAGAAACGAACCGCGCGACTAAATAATCCAACCCGAAAGCGTAAGAGTCTGCGTAGCGTTGCATTCCTCGAATTTTTATCTCAGCATCATATCCTTTGAGATATTTAGGTTTTCTAATTTCGCTCCAAGAACAGCGATAGAAAGTATTGATGGTTTTGAAATATCCAGATATTTCTGCTTCGCTACAGCCCAGGTAAACTAGAAAAGCTAGTTCTGTTTCGGTGGCATTTCCCCAACCATAGCGATCTTCTTTAGTAGCTTCGCAAATAGCCACATTTTCGCATAGTTGTGTGACTTTGAAGCTTCCCTTTGGGGAAACTTTTAAAACTAAATCGTTTAACATGATAAATACCTCGTTATTTGGGGTTAAGCCGAGGTTGGATACTTTGGTTCGTTTCTACCTCGGCTCTGATTTAAGAACAAATTTCTTTTTAAATCAACTATCAATACAATAGCATGGATACACGCAATTATACTGATAGTTATAAAAATTAATAGTAAGGATACTTGCTATATTGTTAATTAATAGCTAGTAACTGAATGCAGAGCAATGTCTAGACCTGGTGGCAATCCAGCTTTGACGGAACATCAATTTACAACAGATCGGGAAGAACCCTGCACTGCCAAATTACAAGTGCGTGTACCTCCCTCAATGCTTGATGAATTAAAGGAATATCAAAACTGGCAAGAAATTGTTAGGCAGGTTCTTGCAGAAGAACTTGTCAAGCTGAGGAAGCAGAAAGAAACAGGCAAGAAAAAGAAGCTCAAAAATACAAATAAGTAATTAAGTAATGCAGTAAGCATTTAAGTAATTGAAGAATTTTCAAGCTTTAAAAATCGACGTACTCCTGTAAAAAAGTAAGCAGTCTGTAATCGAAACAGCAAGCGAGAGATCGCGCTTTTAGCAAGGCAAAATTTCACCATTAGAAGGCAAAAAAGTTTCAGTATTTTCTAAATCAATTCGTCAATGCGAGCTAGTAAAACCCGTCATCCGAGTCTTTACCAACCTTGGATGAAGAATGCCTACGGCAATTCCTCGTGATTTTAAATCCACAGACAGCGATTTTCCAGCCATTGACAAAGCAACTTTCGACATTCGATAACCATAAGAACCACCAGAGGTATTATCGTCAATTGAACCCATACGGCTGGTCATCAAAATGACTTTTAAACCTGATTTTAAGTTATTTAATAAAGCCTGAGTTAACCTCAAAGGAGCGATCGCAATGGGACAAGCGATCGAATGTTTGGCAGCAGACTATATTGCTTTACCTAAGTAGTACATTTGTTTACTTCGTATATACGAGGTAAGTTTGTTTGCTTAACATTGCTTAATATCTGCGTATTATTTTTACTCAACTTTGTATTTATCAAAAAGCTTATAGCTTAGAGCTAGAGTGAAACTTTTTGACTCAATTAGTACATTCGTTCACTGGCTAAATAGCCAGTGAGAATTTTTTTACTCCTACAAACGCTTAAAATCGATCGCTTGTGCTTAAGCAAAAGAGGTTCAAAGGTTAATATAGAGGGATTGTTCAGTGCTTAAAAATTCTAATGACAGGAAGATACCAGGAAAAACCTCTTACACCGCGAGAATTAAAAGCAGCAAAAATGATGGCTCAAGGAGCGAGTCAGAGAGAGATTGCCAAAAAAAATTCCCATCTCTGCTTTTTCTCGATTGCTGCTTAATTTAATGGCATGAAACGAATAAGGCAAACGTAATCTATCCTTTAGTTCGCCCTACTACTGAAAATCCCATGCCACACTCAAGAGATAGCTACACGCCTCCTAGTTCTGATGAATCTCTCTATCGGATAATGAATTCGAGTTCGTGGATGTCTCGGAGTTTTAATGTCGAAGCAATGATATTAACGGAAGCTATGAATAATATTACTCAACCCCTTCCCAATCGCCAAGCCAATCCAAATAGAATTATCCATTGGGAAATAATTGCCAATCTCGTTCTAATCGGACTTGCTTTGGGAGTTCAATTCACAGATCGTTCTCATGTAGGACAAACTTCAGTCGAACTTTATCCTACCTCTCAGTATCGTTAGTGCGGTCGCACCGAGAGCGAAGCTATGATTGCTTTCTTTAATATTTAAACAGCATAAATTAACTCCTACCGACCTATTAATTATTGATAGATACAAAAGGAGGAGAACATGAAACCCTTAGTCTTACCTATCTTTTTAGAAACGAGTTTATCTGTCTTAACTTTTTGTAACTTTTAGACATTAATGGCGTAAAATCTTTAGAGTTATCTGGCGTAATTCAAACGCTTTCAACAGAGGTAATTACGTTCTAAATTGGCAAGAACAGAGTAGGACTCTAACATAACTAAACTCTCCCAACTACGAGGTTTAATTTCTAAAAAGTTTCCTGCCAGGATTTGTAGAGTAATATCTCTTTGCTGTAGTGTCTCTATAATATCTATGAAGTTCTGAATATCCAAACAGAGCGTGGAAGTGTCCCAAACAACTAAAATATCTCCCGCTCTAGCATATTCTAAAGCCAATATTAAATTTGACTGGTCATCTCCAGGACAATCGAGCAGATCGTTAAATATTGTTTGACAACCTGCTTTTTTTAAAGCAATGATTTGTTCGGAATTAGTATTATATTTCTGTCCTTTGAAACTGCAAACATAACCAATTTTCATCTCTCTCTAAATTGCTCCAATAACTAAACATTCCCTGGCAGCCTCAACCACTTCTGCTGTGATGCAGTTAAGCTCGTTAATTTTAATTACGCGCTGAATTTGGCGAAACAAACGATTCAGAAGGCGGAAATTACCATTAGTAATCCGAGCGATTACGCTTCGCGTAGCCTTCGGATCGCAGCAATGGCTTCTGCATCGGTAAAATCATTAGGATTCATCTTCAAATCCAATCTTTCCCAGTAATGAGCAAGCATAAACCGCATCTCCTCTTGGCTCAAAGCACGATACTGGTGGGCAAAGCCAACACGAGAATAAAGTTGAGGATATCGGGATAACTTCTTCTCCAATCCTGGCATTCCAATAAATATCAAGCCGATATTTCCAGCGTCGTAAATTTCTCGAAACTGCTCGATACCACTCATCTTCAAGCGTTCGGATTCATCCACAATAATCAACTCGCAAGAGCGATTAATGTAATCGTCACTAATAATCCAACTTTGTTTTTCAGGAGGTAAAAGTTCTTCATGAAAACGTCCCAACTGAGTTCGCATCATTAAAATTCTCTGCTTGATAACACGAGCGGGATTATACATCCTTACAAGGGTAGGTTTTTTACAAAGGGAGGAGTAAAAGCTCAGAAATAAGGTAAAAGTATTAAGAGAAGTAAATAGTATAGTTATCATGAGATGAAATTAAATCAACATCTCAAAGATTGGAAACAGATTGTCAGTCAAAAATTTCCAGACCTGAGTCTACCTCAAGTTTCTGGATTAGCAACCTGGAGTTTTGGAATGGTAATGACACAATCAAGCAGTCTGACTAAAGTTTCCACGTTAATTGCCAAAATCAATCAGGAGAAAGACAATACGGTACGCCAAAGATTGAAAGAATGGTACAAAGAAGAAACAGCCAAAGCCAAAACAGGGAATAAAAGAGTATCTCTGGAAGTAAAAGGCTGTTTTGCCTCATTACTAAAATGGATTGTCGATTTACTACCTCAAAGTAATCAAGAGTTACCAATGGCATTAGATGCCACCAGTATCGGTCAAAATTTTGTAGTTCTTTCAATCAATGTTTTATATCGAGGTAGTGCCATTCCTATAGCTTGGAAAGTGGTTAAAGGGACAGACAAAGGTAGTTGGAAACCGTACTGGAAAGAACTGTTTCAATCTCTCAACAATGTTGTGCCGACAGATTGGAAGGTAATCGTTAGTGCTGATAGAGGATTGTATGCTCCTTGGCTATACGAACAGATTGTGAAATTAGGTTGGCATCCGTTTTTACGAATTAATCACCAAGGTCAATATCGACGACAAAATTCATCTTTATGGTATTCTCTATCAACAGTTGTAACTG is drawn from Stanieria cyanosphaera PCC 7437 and contains these coding sequences:
- a CDS encoding recombinase family protein — translated: MKIGYVCSFKGQKYNTNSEQIIALKKAGCQTIFNDLLDCPGDDQSNLILALEYARAGDILVVWDTSTLCLDIQNFIDIIETLQQRDITLQILAGNFLEIKPRSWESLVMLESYSVLANLERNYLC
- a CDS encoding AAA family ATPase, with protein sequence MMRTQLGRFHEELLPPEKQSWIISDDYINRSCELIIVDESERLKMSGIEQFREIYDAGNIGLIFIGMPGLEKKLSRYPQLYSRVGFAHQYRALSQEEMRFMLAHYWERLDLKMNPNDFTDAEAIAAIRRLREA
- a CDS encoding transposase gives rise to the protein MKLNQHLKDWKQIVSQKFPDLSLPQVSGLATWSFGMVMTQSSSLTKVSTLIAKINQEKDNTVRQRLKEWYKEETAKAKTGNKRVSLEVKGCFASLLKWIVDLLPQSNQELPMALDATSIGQNFVVLSINVLYRGSAIPIAWKVVKGTDKGSWKPYWKELFQSLNNVVPTDWKVIVSADRGLYAPWLYEQIVKLGWHPFLRINHQGQYRRQNSSLWYSLSTVVTDAGESWSGRVTCFKSNQIDCTLLARWDEGYTDPWLILTDLKSTDADIGWYGFRSWIECSYRDVKSDGWQWHKTRLLKAERAERHWLAMAVAMLWMVTLGGEQEISSKDELIGDRSLAFEPTPTRQISCFLNGLLTIVARLLNGQSVALGRLLPFSFNHFSDLAFSDSS